In one Drosophila pseudoobscura strain MV-25-SWS-2005 chromosome X, UCI_Dpse_MV25, whole genome shotgun sequence genomic region, the following are encoded:
- the Zasp67 gene encoding nestin isoform X7, translated as MPLTHDEAHRLIMNSGSVFYFGVYRELEEDVYECPKRFPTSESSLTKSPTPTPPLSLSPTPSLLRLAEAANARTPELWSEPVPPVAEERRQAMSEVHSEDNREDGGARAGAGAGAGAGALPEEAPNDGRLYLPELPDRPCSALSERAEIKLVEEEIAAVLSGETEVLKEHSVLGVNFYRLFPKPGVCMASDVLRSLNEEVTKTKLEKDKENRKWSTFLQRPDRPVPKSKQQLEAERRAANAYKVTIVKSAPRGTSPMPETKPAPKEATPPEPEPVKEEEPPKDEEKQKEEEEEPLPTDSEVPNLEQLPGSDPQEQGEEQQEKADAPKEVSDGLTEAEAPPVASDESTEPGSPSGGGGAAAAAETETPASPASPPAPVPVTPPKTEEEQALERQLADVQKQLAALSTLPSTIQSTLDAVTKQLADLLPTFKLQQQPQSMPQIDEGLGEEGEADGDGKPGSQTAAGEMEDAGKAVSISGADKPLGPCENNEDRCDANDLEVAEISRSTDDNRQADQKAGKTHEREREREREREQEQELSEEQSFKKQKKHDVIEELEEHLVRKNNPRRSKRAFGPLVPSSERPLVLPGGRRWYRPKDAYNDEFIAETLSAQAELITGSTLGCPYESPLLGYDSRVNFMKYQKPERKIDLNRSEVYKYLNPHLDRAPVRGIEVRAPLVAAESDIRQSLQS; from the exons ATGCCCCTAACCCATGACGAGGCCCACCGCCTCATAATGAACAGTGGCAGCGTCTTCTACTTTGGCGTCTACCG CGAGCTCGAGGAGGATGTGTACGAGTGCCCCAAGCGGTTTCCCACCAGCGAGAGTTCGTTGACCAAGTCCCCCACTCCTACACCGCCGCTGTCACTGTCTCCGACTCCGTCGCTGCTCCGGCTGGCGGAAGCCGCAAATGCTCGCACTCCGGAACTCTGGTCGGAGCCCGTTCCCCCTGTGGCGGAGGAACGTCGCCAAGCCATGTCGGAAGTGCATTCGGAAGACAATCGCGAGGATGGAGGAGCCCgtgccggagccggagctggagccggagccggagccctGCCAGAAGAAGCTCCCAACGACGGGCGGCTGTATTTGCCCGAATTACCCGATCGTCCGTGTTCGGCGCTGTCAGAGCGGGCGGAAATTAAGCTGGTGGAGGAGGAAATTGCCGCCGTGCTGTCCGGCGAGACGGAGGTGCTCAAGGAGCACAGTGTCCTGGG CGTCAATTTCTACAGGCTCTTCCCCAAGCCGGGCGTCTGCATGGCCAGCGATGTGCTCCGTTCCCTCAACGAGGAGGTGACCAAGACGAAACTGGAGAAGGACAAGGAGAACCGCAAGTGGTCCACCTTCCTGCAGCGGCCCGACCGTCCAGTGCCCAAGagcaagcagcagctggaggccgAGCGTCGGGCGGCCAATGCCTACAAGGTGACAATTGTCAAGTCCGCGCCCCGCGGCACCTCTCCCATG CCGGAAACTAAGCCGGCGCCAAAGGAAGCGACgccgccagagccagagccagtcaaggaggaggagccgccCAAAGAcgaggagaagcagaaggaggaggaggaggagccactGCCCACCGACAGCGAAGTGCCGAATTTGGAACAGTTGCCGGGTAGTGACCCgcaggagcagggggaggagcagcaggagaaggccGATGCCCCAAAGGAGGTTTCCGACGGCCTAACCGAGGCGGAAGCACCGCCTGTGGCTAGCGATGAGTCCACTGAGCCGGGCTCCCCGtctggcggtggtggtgctgctgctgcagctgaaacTGAAACACCTGCATCCCCTGCATCTCCGCCTGCCCCTGTCCCAGTCACACCACCCAAAACCGAGGAGGAACAAGCCCTGGAGCGGCAGCTGGCCGATGTGCAGAAGCAGTTAGCCGCACTCTCCACTTTGCCCTCGACCATACAGTCAACGCTGGACGCGGTGACCAAGCAGTTGGCCGACCTGCTGCCCACATTcaagctccagcagcagccgcagtccATGCCACAAATCGATGAAGGCCTGGGCGAGGAGGGAGAGGCCGACGGGGATGGGAAGCCCGGATCCCAAACGGCCGCAGGCGAAATGGAGGATGCAG GCAAAGCCGTATCCATATCTGGGGCCGACAAGCCACTGGGGCCATGTGAAAATAATGAGGATAGATGCGATGCCAATGACCTGGAAGTGGCGGAAATTTCGCGCTCAACTGACGACAATCGCCAGGCGGACCAGAAGGCCGGAAAAACTCATGAACGAGAGCGGGAAcgagaacgggaacgggaacaggaacaggagctCAGCGAGGAGCAGAGCTTCAAGAAGCAGAAG AAACACGATGTCATTGAGGAGCTCGAGGAGCATTTGGTGCGCAAAAACAATCCCAGGCGGTCAAAGCGGGCCTTTGGGCCCCTGGTCCCATCATCGGAGCGACCACTGGTGCTGCCCGGCGGACGGCGCTGGTATCGGCCCAAGGATGCCTACAACGATGAATTCATAGCCGAGACACTGAGCGCCCAGGCGGAACTCATCACGGGCAGCACTCTCGG CTGTCCCTACGAGAGCCCTCTGCTGGGCTACGACTCCAG GGTCAACTTCATGAAGTACCAGAAGCCGGAGCGCAAAATCGATCTGAATCGCAGCGAGGTGTACAAGTATCTCAATCCGCATCTGGATCGGGCGCCCGTGCGTGGCATCGAAGTGCGTGCCCCTCTGGTGGCCGCCGAGTCCGACATACGCCAGTCACTGCAGTCATAG